One segment of Pseudodesulfovibrio sp. 5S69 DNA contains the following:
- a CDS encoding chemotaxis protein CheW encodes MADEALKDINQFLTFTLGKEIFALDIGTVREVLELTSITKIPRTPKFMRGVINLRGHAVPVVDMRLKLGMSKGEDTVDTCIIIVEIEYEGEFTVMGALVDSVREVFEMTPDTIEPAPKMGAAINAEYIKGMGRQNEQFIIIIDINKIFSAEELAIAKDMAGLGGADRAPAPEEAAAPAQA; translated from the coding sequence ATGGCTGATGAAGCTCTGAAAGACATCAATCAGTTTTTGACCTTCACGTTGGGCAAGGAGATCTTCGCCCTGGATATCGGAACGGTCCGCGAGGTCCTGGAGCTGACTTCCATCACCAAGATTCCGAGGACGCCCAAATTCATGCGCGGCGTCATCAACCTGCGTGGCCACGCCGTGCCCGTGGTGGACATGCGGCTCAAGCTGGGCATGTCCAAGGGCGAGGACACGGTGGACACCTGCATCATTATCGTGGAGATTGAGTACGAGGGAGAGTTCACGGTCATGGGCGCGCTGGTCGATTCCGTGCGCGAGGTCTTCGAGATGACCCCGGACACCATCGAACCCGCACCCAAGATGGGCGCGGCCATCAACGCCGAGTACATCAAGGGCATGGGCCGCCAGAACGAGCAGTTCATCATCATCATCGACATCAACAAGATCTTCTCCGCCGAGGAGCTGGCCATCGCCAAGGATATGGCCGGGCTGGGCGGAGCCGACCGCGCCCCGGCCCCGGAAGAGGCCGCCGCACCGGCGCAAGCCTAG